One window of Nicotiana tomentosiformis chromosome 11, ASM39032v3, whole genome shotgun sequence genomic DNA carries:
- the LOC138901820 gene encoding uncharacterized protein, giving the protein MGSAKRWWGDYMLTRQVGSPALTWEQFSRLFLDKFLPITLREDYRMQFERLQQDSLTVTQYETRFVDLACHALILLPTEGERVGRFIDGLTHPIKFQMAKETGIDISFQAAVNVVRRIEMVLTQEIGKGYDKRSLSTAKSGSSDWLDGATGSDGATGAGTEGCGSINMSKGISTAAASLVTYLWSLSTEFLLA; this is encoded by the exons atGGGATCCGCAAAGAGGTGGTGgggagattatatgttgaccagacaagttggatcgcctgcactgacttgggagcagttctcccGGCTATTTCTAGataagttcctccctatcacattgagagaggattaccgcatgcAATTTGAACGTCTCCAACAGGACAGtctgactgttactcagtacgagacccgttttgtggatctagcctgtcatgctctcattttacttcctactgagggagagagagtggggaggtttattgatggactcactcacccCATCAAGTTTCAGATGGCCAAAGAGACCGGAATTgatatttcctttcaggcggctgttAATGTTgttaggaggatcgagatggttcttacacaggAGATAGGGAAGGGATATGATAAGAGGTCTC TGTCGACAGCaaagtctggctcctcagactggctagATGGTGCCACTGGTTCTGATGGTGCTACAGGAGCTGGGACTGAAGGGTGTGGGTCGATCAACATGTCAAAAGGGATATCTACGGCTGCAGCAAGCTTGGTCACCTACCtctggagcttgtccactgaatTCTTACTGGCCTAg